A region from the Hylaeus volcanicus isolate JK05 chromosome 6, UHH_iyHylVolc1.0_haploid, whole genome shotgun sequence genome encodes:
- the LOC128878056 gene encoding prohormone-2-like, which translates to MTREWVWLLTLCSIVAICESLPTNLSENAKKTDQAMRPKPKRAQEMLMFGNQQNRQADSNAGASYTSNAEKRTASASGLGGLKVALAEEEKTSRSKALGNSLYDRDSFSPYDKNYDYGKVLVNELGDELPQVWDVAPYSRYYLNEERRKRSDKSVLVGTTTIKPSTTSFQSPTATQQTVQAQMKRSVPIYQEPRFKRELDIDPEDVLTLLSLWENERRNRNWHKYVNDEYENVDDDGSILEEEAPRNIIPWVESPLYPHRRYSVDSLSSSDIGIVRTHPPSYYEQYGNQYAQQYEGASQYGSPQYGLVYPKQTYYNAPEKRFMVTRKRSQAYDPYSGAAQFQISSQSRGYPYPHRLVY; encoded by the exons ATGACGCGCGAGTGGGTGTGGTTATTAACTCTGTGCTCCATCGTCGCGATATGCGAATCGTTGCCCACGAACCTGTCGGAGAACGCGAAAAAGACTGACCAAGCCATGAGACCAAAAC CTAAACGGGCACAGGAAATGTTGATGTTTGGCAATCAACAAAATCGTCAGGCGGACAGCAACGCGGGAGCATCTTACACGTCCAACGCGGAGAAGA GAACTGCTTCCGCGTCAGGATTGGGCGGACTGAAGGTAGCCCTAGCTGAAGAAGAGAAGACCTCTCGCTCGAAGGCGCTGGGCAACAGTCTCTACGATCGGGATTCCTTTTCCCCTTACGACAAAAATTACGA CTACGGTAAGGTCCTGGTGAACGAGCTGGGCGACGAACTGCCCCAGGTCTGGGACGTTGCTCCGTATTCCCGTTACTACTTGAACGAGGAGCGTCGAAAGAGATCCGACAAGTCCGTTCTGGTTGGAACGACCACCATCAAACCGTCGACCACTTCGTTCCAGTCACCAACAGCCACGCAGCAGACTGTACAGGCGCAGATGAAGAGGAG CGTTCCGATTTACCAAGAGCCACGATTCAAGAGGGAATTAGACATCGATCCAGAGGATGTGTTGACCCTGCTCTCCCTCTGGGAAAACGAGCGTCGTAATCG AAACTGGCACAAATACGTGAACGACGAGTACGAGAACGTGGACGACGACGGCAGCATCCTTGAAGAGGAGGCCCCTCGAAACA TCATTCCATGGGTGGAATCCCCGTTGTATCCTCATCGTCGATACAGCGTCGATTCCCTGTCTTCGTCCGATATCGGAATTGTACGTACCCATCCGCCGAGCTATTACGAACAATACGGCAACCAGTACGCTCAACAATACGAGGGCGCTTCTCAATACGGCAGCCCTCAATACGGTCTTGTTTATCCTAAACAAACATACTACAACGCGCCAGAGAAGAGGTTCATGGTCACCAGGAAACGCTCGCAG GCGTACGACCCCTACTCCGGCGCTGCTCAGTTCCAAATCAGCTCTCAATCGCGAGGATATCCCTACCCACATCGCCTAGTCTATTAA
- the LOC128877847 gene encoding putative glutathione-specific gamma-glutamylcyclotransferase 2 gives MKDTINGNDEFWVFGYGSLCWHPGFEYRKSMVGHVKGFSRRFWQGNTTHRGTIEKPGRVATLVEEKEGIVHGRAFQVHSNAALPYLKNRECKLGGYITTSSTFYSRDGYKKISVIIFIATCRNEHWLGEAPLNSIAAQIFECSGPSGHNVEYLLRLAEFMHRYLPEAHDEHLFTLELLVRSRIKEENMCVRLLMGDRDFNIDLDDDEFDVSDEDFDDDNDANDPRENTFQFNLRVPDKTLRCLKI, from the exons atgaaagatacCATTAACGGCAACGATGAGTTTTGGGTATTCGGATACGGATCCTTGTGCTGGCACCCAGGATTCGAGTACAGAAAGAGCATGGTAGGACACGTGAAGGGATTCTCGAGGCGATTTTGGCAGGGCAACACCACTCATCGCGGCACAATCGAAAAA CCCGGACGCGTGGCCACGTTGGTGGAAGAAAAAGAG GGTATCGTTCACGGACGGGCGTTTCAAGTTCACAGTAACGCGGCACTgccatatttaaaaaaccGCGAGTGCAAACTTGGGGGGTACATCACCACGTCGTCAACGTTCTACAGCCGTGACGGGTACAAGAAAATATCCGTAATCATCTTCATCGCCACCTGTAGAAACGAACACTGGCTGGGGGAGGCGCCGCTAAACAGCATTGCCGCCCAAATTTTCGAGTGCTCGGGTCCAAGTGGACACAACGTCGAGTATCTTTTACG ATTAGCGGAATTTATGCATCGTTATTTACCAGAGGCTCACGACGAACATCTGTTTACTTTGGAGTTGCTGGTGCGCTCGCGGATAAAGGAGGAAAATATGTGTGTGAGGTTGCTGATGGGTGACCGAGATTTCAACATAGACCTCGATGACGATGAGTTTGACGTAAGCGACGAGGACTTTGATGACGACAATGATGCCAACGATCCCAGAGAGAACACGTTCCAGTTCAACTTACGAGTACCTGACAAGACTTTACGCTGCCTTAAAATATAA